Proteins from one Streptomyces sp. NBC_00289 genomic window:
- a CDS encoding NF041680 family putative transposase — MSLLHHDAQSEALAQLSCFRGEFYACLTARSDALFELADAILCGDGPVRSLAELSLVGEHRRGHGGLYAAVARGRIDAGRLRRALAEVQLPRAADGRLVLAIDVTCWLRPDAHTSPQRILCHTYGRGKDHHIPVPGWPYSIICALEPGRSSWTAPLDALRLAPGDDTATVTARQLRDLLQRLIAAGQWQAGDPDILVVADAGYDAPRLGFLLKDLPVQVLARMRSDRVLRRAVPPRLPHTQGRPPRHGGEFVFGQPDTWGTPDTEAVADTRLYGTARARSWDRLHPKLTHRSSWAAADGTLPIVEGTVIRLDIDHLPSGATPKPVWLWWSGTDATPADADRLWQVYLRRFDIEHTFRLFKQTLGWTSPKIRTPEAADRWTWLILAAYTQLRLARPLAADRRRPWERPTPPDRLTPARVRRDFRHIRPKASCPAQAPKPTRPGPRRPPGRKNTRPTPRHDVHTPRKTPAAKQRTKKSTTPRPRRTG, encoded by the coding sequence ATGAGTCTGCTGCATCACGACGCCCAATCGGAGGCGTTGGCACAACTGTCATGCTTCCGGGGCGAGTTCTACGCCTGTCTGACCGCTCGTTCGGACGCCTTGTTCGAGCTCGCTGATGCCATCCTGTGCGGTGACGGGCCGGTGAGGTCTCTGGCCGAGCTGTCGCTGGTGGGTGAACACCGTCGCGGTCATGGCGGGCTCTACGCGGCGGTGGCCCGTGGTCGCATCGATGCCGGCCGGCTGCGGCGGGCACTGGCCGAGGTGCAACTGCCACGGGCTGCCGACGGCCGGCTGGTCCTGGCCATCGACGTCACCTGCTGGCTGCGGCCCGACGCGCACACCTCACCGCAGCGGATCCTGTGCCACACGTACGGCCGGGGCAAGGACCACCACATCCCGGTCCCGGGCTGGCCCTACTCGATCATCTGCGCGCTGGAGCCGGGCCGCAGCTCATGGACCGCACCACTGGACGCACTGCGGCTGGCGCCCGGTGATGACACCGCCACCGTCACCGCCCGGCAACTGCGTGATCTACTGCAGCGACTGATCGCAGCGGGGCAGTGGCAGGCGGGTGACCCGGACATCCTCGTCGTCGCGGACGCCGGATACGACGCGCCCCGCCTTGGCTTTCTCCTCAAAGACCTGCCGGTCCAGGTGCTGGCCAGGATGCGATCCGACCGGGTCCTGCGCAGGGCTGTCCCACCGCGGCTGCCGCACACCCAGGGCCGGCCGCCCCGGCACGGTGGCGAGTTCGTCTTCGGACAGCCCGACACCTGGGGCACCCCGGACACCGAGGCCGTCGCCGACACCCGTCTCTACGGCACCGCCAGGGCCCGCTCCTGGGACCGCCTGCACCCCAAACTGACCCACCGTTCCTCCTGGGCCGCTGCCGACGGCACCCTCCCGATCGTCGAAGGGACGGTGATCCGCCTGGACATCGACCACCTGCCCAGCGGAGCAACCCCCAAGCCAGTCTGGCTGTGGTGGTCCGGCACCGACGCCACCCCGGCAGATGCCGACCGTCTCTGGCAGGTATACCTGCGACGCTTCGACATCGAGCACACCTTCCGCCTGTTCAAACAGACCCTCGGCTGGACCTCCCCGAAGATCCGCACCCCCGAGGCAGCCGACCGATGGACCTGGCTGATCCTCGCCGCCTACACCCAACTGCGGCTCGCCCGGCCGCTGGCGGCCGACCGACGTCGCCCCTGGGAAAGACCAACTCCGCCGGACAGACTCACCCCCGCCCGAGTCCGCCGCGACTTCCGGCACATCCGCCCCAAGGCCAGCTGCCCGGCCCAAGCACCGAAACCCACCCGTCCTGGCCCCCGACGACCACCAGGCCGAAAGAACACCCGACCCACCCCACGCCACGACGTTCACACACCCCGCAAAACACCGGCGGCGAAACAACGAACGAAGAAGTCGACCACCCCACGACCACGCCGCACAGGTTAA
- a CDS encoding tetratricopeptide repeat protein produces MASALALNDDLIERARREFTKYAGDPFVVDVLAPQSPMAKVVWMLHSEKFAKAQKRLTPLLAAEPENPSLLFLASQAAAALDSYEAAISFAEKCITIDPDFTDAHFNLAFAHEALQHHEQALGSYRAALALEDDHESSAFNLILLLRRLDLHVEAAEVGGRTLAALPMALMVRYKHAETLAILGRPNDSLRELEKIVERDPAASKSVADNEHFAPYLEIQEWQLLIECDHIV; encoded by the coding sequence ATGGCCAGTGCGCTCGCGCTCAACGATGACCTGATCGAGCGAGCGCGGAGGGAATTCACAAAGTACGCTGGTGATCCCTTCGTTGTTGATGTCCTGGCACCGCAAAGCCCTATGGCGAAGGTCGTTTGGATGCTGCATTCCGAGAAATTTGCGAAGGCTCAGAAGCGGCTCACCCCCCTGCTTGCCGCCGAGCCGGAGAATCCGTCACTTCTCTTTCTTGCATCTCAGGCAGCAGCCGCACTAGACAGCTACGAGGCGGCGATATCGTTCGCAGAGAAGTGCATTACAATAGATCCCGACTTCACTGATGCACACTTCAACCTCGCTTTTGCTCATGAGGCGCTTCAGCATCACGAACAAGCTCTCGGGTCCTACCGCGCGGCACTGGCGCTTGAAGACGACCACGAAAGCTCGGCGTTCAATCTGATTCTGCTGTTGCGGAGGCTGGATCTTCATGTGGAGGCTGCCGAAGTCGGCGGGAGAACGTTGGCCGCATTGCCGATGGCTCTCATGGTGCGCTACAAACATGCTGAGACTCTGGCGATCTTGGGGAGACCCAACGATTCGCTGCGCGAACTTGAGAAGATAGTCGAGCGCGATCCCGCAGCAAGCAAATCCGTGGCTGACAATGAGCACTTTGCGCCTTACCTTGAAATCCAGGAATGGCAGTTGCTGATCGAATGTGATCACATCGTCTGA